A single genomic interval of Vibrio gallicus harbors:
- the ribBA gene encoding bifunctional 3,4-dihydroxy-2-butanone-4-phosphate synthase/GTP cyclohydrolase II: protein MSISSPQEIIEDIRLGKMVILMDDEDRENEGDLIMAAEHITPESINFMATYGRGLICLTMTGERCERLGLPPMVQDNNAQFTTAFTVSIEAAEGVTTGISAADRAVTVQAAVAKDARAADLVQPGHIFPLAAQDGGVLTRAGHTEAGCDLARLAGLEPASVIVEILNDDGTMARRPDLELFAKKHGVKLGTIADLIEYRNNTETTIERVAECKLPTEFGEFDMVTYRDTIDKQLHYALRKGEVSEEACLVRVHLQDTFTDLLRSNRDADRSWSLDKAMQRINDEGGVLVVLGNEEGSEQLIHKLNAFELQDKGEAPTMAKKQGTSRRVGVGSQILADMGVSKMRLMSSSDKRYHSLSGFGLDVVEYVCE, encoded by the coding sequence ATGTCAATTAGCTCACCACAAGAAATTATTGAAGATATCCGCCTAGGTAAAATGGTTATCCTGATGGATGATGAAGACCGTGAAAATGAGGGCGATCTCATTATGGCGGCAGAGCATATTACTCCTGAATCAATTAACTTTATGGCAACCTATGGCCGCGGCCTAATCTGCTTAACCATGACAGGCGAGCGTTGTGAACGCTTAGGTTTGCCGCCTATGGTACAAGATAACAATGCTCAATTTACTACCGCGTTTACTGTCTCAATTGAGGCTGCTGAAGGGGTGACCACCGGCATTTCTGCTGCGGATAGAGCGGTAACCGTTCAGGCGGCAGTAGCTAAGGATGCAAGAGCGGCTGATCTGGTTCAACCGGGACACATCTTCCCATTAGCTGCGCAAGATGGCGGGGTGTTAACTCGCGCTGGGCATACTGAGGCCGGTTGTGATTTGGCGCGCCTTGCTGGGCTAGAACCAGCATCAGTTATTGTCGAAATCCTTAACGACGATGGCACTATGGCTCGCCGCCCTGACCTTGAGTTATTTGCTAAAAAGCATGGGGTGAAGCTGGGTACTATTGCGGATCTTATTGAATATAGAAACAATACTGAAACCACAATTGAGCGCGTGGCTGAGTGCAAACTCCCTACTGAATTTGGTGAGTTTGATATGGTGACCTATCGCGATACGATAGATAAACAATTGCACTATGCGTTGCGTAAAGGTGAGGTATCGGAAGAGGCGTGCTTAGTGCGCGTTCACCTGCAAGACACCTTTACTGATTTGCTTCGCTCTAACCGCGACGCAGACCGCAGCTGGTCGCTAGATAAGGCGATGCAACGCATTAACGATGAAGGTGGCGTATTAGTTGTTTTGGGCAACGAAGAAGGCTCGGAGCAGTTGATCCATAAGCTGAATGCGTTTGAATTACAAGACAAAGGCGAAGCGCCAACCATGGCTAAGAAGCAAGGCACCTCACGTCGTGTCGGTGTCGGTTCACAGATCTTAGCAGATATGGGGGTGAGTAAGATGCGCCTGATGTCATCAAGTGATAAGCGTTACCACTCATTGTCAGGCTTTGGTCTTGATGTTGTTGAGTACGTTTGCGAATAA
- the crl gene encoding sigma factor-binding protein Crl encodes MSEKKPTYHRLIAKLKAIGPYLREGECEPNFFLFDCLSVCVDDKKSPECREFWGWWMKLEKQEKTFIARFHHGKYNAEGEWDEEALPESAEKEVIRTQQAFYSKVEALLQEQFGLSVELHQDSEVIA; translated from the coding sequence ATGTCTGAAAAGAAGCCTACCTATCATCGTTTAATTGCAAAACTTAAAGCGATTGGCCCTTATTTACGTGAAGGCGAGTGCGAGCCAAATTTTTTCCTGTTCGATTGTTTATCGGTCTGTGTTGATGATAAAAAATCCCCTGAGTGTCGAGAATTTTGGGGCTGGTGGATGAAGCTTGAAAAGCAAGAAAAGACCTTTATTGCCCGTTTCCATCATGGCAAATATAACGCTGAAGGGGAGTGGGATGAAGAGGCTCTACCAGAAAGCGCAGAAAAAGAAGTGATTCGCACGCAACAAGCTTTTTATTCAAAGGTAGAAGCATTGTTGCAAGAGCAGTTCGGTCTGAGTGTCGAACTACATCAAGACTCAGAAGTTATCGCTTAA
- the nrdR gene encoding transcriptional regulator NrdR, giving the protein MHCPFCSENETKVIDSRLVADGHQVRRRRQCLACNERFTTFETAELVMPKVIKSNGNREPFNEDKMANGLLRALEKRPVSADAIELSISVIKSSIRATGEREVPSDMIGNLVMEQLKDLDKVAYIRFASVYRSFEDIREFGEEIAKLED; this is encoded by the coding sequence ATGCATTGCCCATTTTGTTCTGAAAACGAAACTAAAGTTATTGATTCTCGACTTGTCGCTGACGGTCATCAAGTTCGCCGCAGGCGTCAATGCCTTGCATGTAATGAGCGTTTTACGACCTTTGAAACGGCGGAATTAGTCATGCCGAAGGTGATAAAATCTAATGGTAATCGCGAACCGTTCAATGAAGATAAGATGGCAAATGGCTTACTTAGAGCATTAGAGAAGCGTCCTGTAAGTGCAGATGCTATTGAGCTGTCTATTAGTGTAATCAAATCTAGTATTCGAGCTACGGGTGAGCGAGAAGTGCCTAGTGATATGATAGGAAACTTGGTTATGGAGCAGCTCAAAGATCTTGATAAAGTTGCTTATATCCGTTTTGCCTCGGTTTATCGTAGTTTTGAGGATATCCGTGAGTTTGGTGAAGAAATCGCCAAGCTTGAGGATTAA
- the pgpA gene encoding phosphatidylglycerophosphatase A, producing the protein MSNPLDKIALSNPWHLLATGFGSGLSPIIPGTMGTLASIPFYLILVQLPLPAYLLAVVISCIVGIKICDITAQDMGVHDHGSIVWDEFAGFWITMSIVPLLGLATNDWKWVVAGFVLFRAFDMIKPWPISYLDKHVDGGFGIMIDDILAGVMAAISLVVLGKALGWF; encoded by the coding sequence ATGAGTAATCCTCTCGATAAAATCGCACTAAGTAACCCTTGGCATCTGTTAGCAACCGGTTTTGGTAGCGGTTTATCACCGATCATCCCCGGCACTATGGGTACGCTAGCTTCTATCCCATTTTATTTGATACTGGTTCAGTTACCTTTACCTGCATACCTATTGGCGGTAGTGATTAGCTGCATTGTTGGGATTAAGATCTGCGATATTACGGCTCAGGATATGGGGGTTCACGACCATGGCTCAATTGTATGGGATGAGTTCGCCGGCTTTTGGATCACGATGAGTATCGTGCCCTTGCTAGGATTGGCAACGAATGACTGGAAGTGGGTTGTGGCTGGCTTTGTATTATTTCGTGCCTTCGATATGATCAAGCCGTGGCCTATTAGTTATCTAGATAAGCATGTAGATGGCGGCTTCGGTATTATGATTGACGATATTCTTGCCGGTGTTATGGCGGCAATTTCGCTGGTTGTGTTAGGTAAGGCTTTAGGCTGGTTCTAA
- the dxs gene encoding 1-deoxy-D-xylulose-5-phosphate synthase, with product MTLNISKYPTLALANTPDELRDLPKQTLPTLCDELRTYLLNSVSQSSGHLASGLGTIELTVALHYVYNTPFDQLIWDVGHQAYPHKILTGRRDQLPTIRQKDGLHPFPWRDESEYDVLSVGHSSTSISAALGIAIGAEKEGQDRKVVSVIGDGAITAGMAFEAMNHAGDVNTDMLVILNDNEMSISENVGALNNHLAQVLSGNLYTTLREGSKKVLSGLPPIKELAKRTEEHLKGMVVPGTMFEELGFNYIGPIDGHDVLELVKTLKNMRNLKGPQFLHIMTKKGKGYEPAERDPIGYHGVPKFDPAGTSLPKSKGGKPTFSKVFGDFLCDMAAIDPKLMAITPAMREGSGMVEFSKQYPQQYFDVAIAEQHAVTLATGLAISGNKPIVAIYSTFLQRGYDQLIHDVAIMNQPVMFAIDRAGLVGADGQTHQGAFDLSFMRCIPNMVIMAPSDEDECRQMLYTGHQHQGPSAVRYPRGSGRGADIQQAFTALEIGKGRKVRQGANKVAILSFGTFLDNALQAAEQLDATVADMRFVKPLDQELILELAHTHDVLVTIEENVVAGGAGSGVVEFLMHNKVIKPVLTLGLPDRFVAQGTQQEMHVELGLDAQGIVRQIQEYLDR from the coding sequence ATGACTCTTAATATCTCAAAATACCCTACATTGGCATTAGCCAATACGCCTGATGAACTTCGAGATCTGCCCAAGCAGACACTACCGACGTTATGCGATGAGCTGCGCACTTACTTATTAAATAGTGTTAGTCAGTCCAGTGGACATCTAGCATCAGGCCTTGGCACAATAGAGCTTACTGTCGCTCTACACTATGTATATAACACCCCTTTTGACCAGCTCATTTGGGATGTGGGCCACCAAGCATATCCTCATAAGATTTTAACTGGGCGCCGCGATCAATTACCGACGATTCGCCAAAAAGATGGCCTTCATCCATTTCCATGGCGTGATGAGAGTGAATATGACGTACTTTCAGTAGGTCACTCATCGACCTCGATAAGCGCGGCATTAGGTATCGCTATTGGCGCAGAAAAAGAAGGTCAAGATCGTAAAGTAGTCAGCGTTATTGGTGATGGTGCTATTACAGCAGGGATGGCATTTGAAGCCATGAACCATGCTGGAGACGTCAACACAGATATGCTAGTTATTCTCAATGATAATGAGATGTCGATATCAGAAAACGTAGGCGCGCTCAACAACCACCTTGCTCAGGTGTTATCCGGCAATCTTTACACAACCCTACGTGAAGGCAGTAAGAAGGTCTTGTCGGGCCTTCCTCCAATCAAAGAGCTCGCTAAACGAACTGAAGAACACCTTAAAGGTATGGTTGTACCTGGTACCATGTTTGAAGAACTGGGCTTTAACTACATCGGCCCTATTGATGGGCATGATGTATTAGAATTGGTTAAGACCCTTAAGAATATGCGTAACCTGAAAGGTCCACAGTTCCTGCATATCATGACCAAGAAAGGCAAAGGTTATGAACCTGCAGAGCGCGATCCTATCGGTTATCATGGCGTTCCCAAGTTTGACCCTGCCGGCACATCTCTTCCAAAAAGCAAAGGCGGCAAGCCCACCTTTTCTAAGGTTTTTGGGGATTTCCTGTGTGATATGGCCGCTATCGACCCGAAACTAATGGCAATCACCCCTGCCATGCGTGAAGGCTCTGGTATGGTTGAGTTTTCGAAACAGTATCCACAGCAATATTTTGATGTCGCTATTGCAGAGCAGCATGCTGTAACACTGGCAACTGGCCTAGCAATCTCTGGCAACAAGCCTATCGTCGCCATCTATTCCACCTTCTTGCAGCGTGGATACGATCAACTGATCCACGATGTTGCAATCATGAATCAACCCGTAATGTTTGCTATCGACCGCGCAGGTTTAGTCGGTGCCGATGGTCAAACCCACCAAGGTGCGTTCGATCTTAGCTTTATGCGTTGCATCCCGAACATGGTTATTATGGCACCAAGTGATGAAGACGAATGTCGTCAGATGCTATATACCGGCCATCAACATCAAGGTCCTTCAGCTGTTCGCTACCCTAGAGGTAGTGGTCGAGGTGCTGATATCCAGCAAGCCTTTACCGCCCTTGAAATAGGTAAGGGTCGTAAGGTTCGTCAAGGTGCAAACAAGGTAGCCATTTTAAGCTTTGGTACTTTCTTAGATAATGCATTACAGGCAGCAGAGCAACTCGATGCTACCGTTGCTGATATGCGCTTTGTGAAGCCTTTAGACCAAGAGTTAATACTCGAGCTCGCTCACACTCACGATGTGTTGGTAACTATCGAAGAGAACGTGGTCGCTGGCGGTGCAGGAAGTGGTGTGGTTGAGTTTCTAATGCACAATAAGGTAATTAAGCCAGTACTCACTCTTGGTCTACCTGATCGCTTTGTAGCACAAGGTACTCAACAAGAGATGCATGTTGAACTGGGCTTAGATGCGCAGGGCATTGTGCGTCAGATACAAGAGTATCTAGATCGATAG
- the nusB gene encoding transcription antitermination factor NusB, with amino-acid sequence MGASVKPAARRNARQFALQAIYSWQITKENIATVEEQFLSGGKYDEEEHHAEEPALNEQETDVAYFRDLLTGVALTHQELDSKLRPFLSRPMQDLDMMELALLRLAVYEMTRRQDVPHKVVINEAIELAKVFAAEDSYKFVNGVLDKAAPHLRKKK; translated from the coding sequence ATGGGGGCCAGTGTGAAACCAGCCGCACGTCGTAATGCACGTCAATTTGCTCTACAAGCGATCTACTCTTGGCAAATTACTAAAGAAAATATCGCTACTGTAGAAGAACAGTTTTTGTCTGGTGGCAAGTATGATGAAGAAGAGCATCATGCAGAAGAGCCAGCGCTTAATGAACAAGAGACAGACGTTGCCTATTTCCGTGACTTGTTGACAGGTGTAGCACTGACTCATCAAGAGCTTGATAGTAAGCTTCGTCCATTCCTTTCTCGTCCAATGCAAGATTTGGATATGATGGAGTTGGCTCTGCTACGCTTAGCTGTATATGAAATGACTCGTCGTCAAGATGTACCGCATAAAGTCGTTATTAATGAAGCCATCGAGCTTGCGAAAGTATTTGCAGCTGAAGATAGCTACAAGTTTGTGAACGGCGTATTAGATAAAGCAGCGCCGCATCTTCGTAAGAAGAAGTAA
- a CDS encoding glutamate-5-semialdehyde dehydrogenase, protein MDLIKLGQQAKQASFTLATTDTATKNKALALMADELEKQADIILKANALDINAARESGMGEALLDRLMLNTERLKAIADDVRNVINLDDPVGSELDSRILDNGLSLSRRRVPLGVVGVIYEARPNVTIDIASLCLKTGNASILRGGRETFHSNMALVEVIQTALSLAGLPGAAVQYIDKPDRELVSKLLKLDDYVDMIIPRGGAGLHKMCKENSTIPVIIGGFGISHIFVDESADLEKSVLLIENAKMQRPSACNALDSLLVHRAIAQSFLDKLIARLTDRVEFVADQSATDFVNQAPKVREAVAGDFDTEWLAYILGVKVVDDVDEAITHMRKHNASHSDSILTNDLRNAEKFINAAGSAAVYVNASTRFTDGAQFGLGAEVAVSTQKLHARGPMGLEELTSYKWVGKGDYLSRM, encoded by the coding sequence GTGGATTTAATAAAACTAGGGCAGCAGGCAAAACAAGCCTCATTTACTCTTGCAACCACAGATACAGCAACCAAAAATAAAGCTCTAGCGCTGATGGCCGATGAGCTAGAGAAGCAAGCTGATATTATCTTAAAGGCCAATGCGTTAGATATTAATGCAGCGCGTGAATCAGGCATGGGAGAGGCATTGTTAGATCGCTTAATGCTCAATACAGAGCGCTTAAAGGCGATTGCAGATGATGTGCGCAATGTAATTAACCTTGATGACCCTGTAGGTAGCGAGCTTGATAGTCGAATCTTAGACAATGGCTTATCTCTATCTCGCCGCCGAGTGCCACTAGGCGTCGTCGGTGTGATCTATGAGGCGCGTCCTAATGTCACTATCGACATTGCTTCGTTATGCCTAAAAACGGGTAATGCCAGCATCTTGCGTGGTGGTCGAGAAACATTCCATTCAAACATGGCGTTGGTTGAGGTTATTCAAACCGCACTCTCTTTAGCTGGGCTACCAGGTGCTGCGGTGCAATACATTGACAAACCGGATCGCGAATTGGTGTCTAAATTACTTAAATTAGATGACTATGTGGATATGATTATTCCTCGCGGAGGTGCGGGATTGCACAAAATGTGTAAAGAGAACAGTACCATCCCTGTGATCATCGGTGGCTTTGGTATTTCACACATATTTGTTGACGAGAGTGCTGACCTAGAAAAATCCGTATTGTTGATTGAGAATGCCAAAATGCAGCGCCCTTCAGCGTGCAACGCATTGGACTCGCTGTTGGTTCATAGGGCGATTGCCCAGTCATTTCTAGATAAACTGATTGCAAGACTCACCGATAGGGTTGAGTTTGTGGCAGACCAAAGTGCAACCGATTTTGTTAATCAAGCACCCAAAGTACGCGAGGCGGTAGCCGGAGATTTTGATACTGAATGGTTAGCGTATATCTTAGGAGTTAAAGTTGTTGATGATGTTGATGAAGCGATTACGCATATGCGTAAGCACAATGCCAGTCACTCAGATTCGATTCTAACCAACGATCTGCGCAATGCTGAGAAGTTTATCAATGCCGCAGGTTCGGCGGCGGTATATGTGAATGCTTCAACTCGCTTTACCGATGGCGCTCAGTTTGGTCTTGGGGCTGAGGTTGCGGTATCGACGCAGAAGTTACATGCTCGCGGCCCAATGGGGCTTGAAGAGTTGACCAGTTATAAGTGGGTAGGCAAAGGCGACTACCTGTCACGTATGTAA
- the ribH gene encoding 6,7-dimethyl-8-ribityllumazine synthase has protein sequence MKVIEGGFPAPNAKIAIVISRFNSFINESLLSGAIDTLKRHGQVTEENITVVRCPGAVELPLVAQRVARTNKYDAIVSLGTVIRGGTPHFDYVCSECNKGLAQVSLEHSLPVAFGVLTVDTIDQAIERAGTKAGNKGAEAALSALEMINVLSEIDS, from the coding sequence ATGAAAGTAATCGAAGGTGGATTCCCTGCGCCAAACGCAAAAATTGCAATTGTAATTTCGCGTTTTAATAGCTTTATTAATGAAAGCCTATTGTCTGGTGCTATCGACACTTTGAAACGCCATGGACAGGTAACTGAAGAAAATATTACTGTAGTACGTTGCCCAGGAGCTGTAGAGCTACCACTAGTGGCACAACGTGTTGCGCGTACCAATAAATATGATGCTATTGTATCTTTAGGTACTGTTATTCGTGGTGGAACACCACACTTCGACTATGTTTGTAGTGAGTGTAATAAAGGTCTAGCGCAGGTTTCTTTGGAACACAGTCTTCCAGTAGCCTTTGGCGTTTTGACCGTAGACACTATTGATCAAGCTATTGAGCGTGCTGGTACCAAGGCGGGTAACAAGGGTGCAGAGGCTGCACTAAGCGCGCTAGAGATGATCAACGTTCTTTCTGAAATCGATTCCTAA
- the ribD gene encoding bifunctional diaminohydroxyphosphoribosylaminopyrimidine deaminase/5-amino-6-(5-phosphoribosylamino)uracil reductase RibD, translated as MPFSVFDHQMMARAITLAEKGKFTTHPNPNVGCVIVQEDQVVGEGFHIKAGGPHAEVHALNQAQALAQGATVYVTLEPCSHYGRTPPCAQALVEAKVARVVCAMQDPNPQVGGRGFNLLRDAGIEVEVGLLEQDAERINKPFLKKMRSNMPYVQLKLAASLDGKTALANGKSKWITGPAARADVQRYRAQAGAILSTSRTVIDDDASLNVRADELPASVMSKYPTKDIRQPLRVILDRRGQLEESLKLFTGKGGELMIIAEDTMVGVGEQEIDLPQLLANLAKEHNINHLWVEAGATLAASMIEQKLVDELVLYLAPKLMGADARGLVNLFGLQEMSEAVDLKIAEVTPIGEDIKIVAHLS; from the coding sequence ATGCCGTTTTCCGTGTTTGATCACCAAATGATGGCGCGTGCAATAACCTTAGCAGAAAAAGGTAAATTTACTACGCACCCAAATCCTAATGTAGGCTGTGTCATCGTTCAGGAAGATCAAGTCGTTGGTGAAGGGTTTCATATTAAAGCTGGTGGTCCTCATGCAGAGGTGCACGCATTAAATCAAGCTCAGGCTTTGGCGCAAGGTGCGACCGTTTATGTCACCCTTGAGCCCTGCTCGCATTATGGAAGAACGCCGCCATGTGCCCAAGCCTTAGTTGAAGCAAAGGTGGCACGGGTGGTATGTGCTATGCAAGACCCAAACCCTCAGGTTGGTGGACGCGGTTTTAATTTATTGCGTGATGCAGGTATTGAGGTCGAGGTGGGGTTGCTTGAGCAAGATGCAGAAAGAATTAATAAACCTTTCCTTAAAAAAATGCGCAGCAATATGCCGTATGTACAACTTAAGCTTGCGGCAAGCTTAGATGGAAAAACAGCACTAGCCAACGGCAAAAGCAAATGGATCACAGGTCCTGCTGCTCGGGCTGATGTGCAGCGTTATAGAGCCCAAGCCGGAGCGATACTTTCTACCTCTCGCACGGTAATTGACGATGACGCTTCACTCAATGTTCGCGCTGACGAATTACCTGCCTCAGTGATGTCCAAATATCCAACTAAAGATATACGTCAGCCATTACGGGTTATTTTAGACCGTAGAGGACAGCTAGAGGAGAGCCTCAAGCTATTCACTGGTAAGGGTGGAGAGTTGATGATAATTGCTGAAGATACGATGGTTGGCGTTGGTGAGCAGGAAATAGATTTACCACAGCTACTTGCAAATCTAGCAAAAGAGCACAATATCAATCACTTATGGGTTGAGGCTGGGGCAACCTTAGCCGCGTCTATGATAGAACAAAAACTCGTTGATGAATTGGTTTTATATTTGGCACCGAAACTGATGGGGGCGGATGCTCGTGGATTAGTGAATCTATTTGGATTACAAGAAATGAGTGAAGCTGTTGACCTCAAGATTGCTGAAGTAACGCCAATTGGCGAAGATATAAAGATTGTTGCGCATCTGTCGTAA
- the thiL gene encoding thiamine-phosphate kinase: MASEFDLIDNYFCGQQSHRDDVILAQGDDCAIVSCNPDQQIVISTDTVVVGTHFLADAPPAWVAHKALASNLSDLAAMGAKPAWVSMAITLPHQDLAWLKAFCDSFFSLANQHNLQLIGGDTTKGPLAVSLTIQGIVPRGSALLRSGAKDGDIICVTGNLGDSHAGLEVILDTSKRHLPHAPELERRHFVSISRVALAQQLRGIASSCIDISDGLVSDIRHIMKRSGVGASIDVMALPVSNELSAFSSCAESEYAAPWQYALCSGEEYELCFTVAPDLLESVQSLSNEIKAIGRVNSSQELHLHRGGERLDYTSQGFDHFRES; this comes from the coding sequence GTGGCCAGCGAGTTTGATCTTATAGACAACTACTTTTGTGGTCAGCAATCACATCGAGATGATGTCATATTGGCACAAGGAGATGATTGCGCCATCGTAAGCTGTAATCCAGATCAGCAAATAGTGATTAGTACAGACACAGTTGTTGTGGGGACCCACTTTTTGGCTGACGCCCCTCCTGCTTGGGTTGCGCACAAAGCTTTAGCTTCAAACTTAAGTGATCTTGCCGCTATGGGGGCAAAACCTGCATGGGTCTCAATGGCTATAACCCTACCGCATCAAGATCTTGCTTGGCTTAAAGCCTTTTGTGATAGCTTTTTCTCCTTGGCTAATCAACACAATTTACAGCTTATCGGTGGGGATACAACTAAAGGCCCTCTTGCGGTTAGTTTGACCATACAAGGTATAGTGCCGCGAGGTAGCGCTCTATTGCGCAGTGGAGCAAAAGACGGAGATATTATCTGCGTAACCGGCAACCTTGGTGATAGCCATGCCGGTCTTGAGGTTATCCTTGATACAAGTAAGCGTCACCTGCCTCATGCCCCGGAGCTTGAGCGTCGCCACTTTGTTTCCATCTCAAGGGTTGCATTGGCGCAACAGCTAAGGGGCATCGCATCCAGTTGTATCGATATTTCTGATGGTCTAGTATCGGATATTAGGCACATCATGAAGCGCTCTGGGGTCGGAGCTAGCATAGATGTTATGGCACTCCCTGTTTCTAATGAGTTAAGCGCATTCTCATCGTGTGCTGAGAGTGAATATGCAGCGCCTTGGCAGTATGCTCTATGCAGCGGTGAAGAGTATGAACTGTGCTTTACAGTTGCCCCGGATCTGCTAGAGTCTGTACAGTCATTATCCAACGAAATCAAAGCTATAGGTCGCGTTAACAGCTCGCAAGAGCTGCACTTACATCGCGGCGGTGAGCGACTAGATTATACTAGTCAAGGCTTTGATCATTTTAGAGAATCTTAA
- a CDS encoding riboflavin synthase, which produces MFTGIVEAVGSIANIVSNGEDISITVHSGTLDMSDVKLGDSIATNGICLTVVAFDSSSFSADLSVETLNKTGFRNYQVGDRVNLEKAMLPTTRFGGHIVSGHVDGVGTIVERIPVGRAVEYWVEMPQDIERYVAQKGSITVDGISLTVNDLRKQGFKLTIVPHTTQQTIIDEFEVGRQVNLEVDVLARYMERLLGVEEQDSQGSSITMEFLQQNGFA; this is translated from the coding sequence ATGTTTACCGGTATCGTTGAAGCGGTTGGCAGTATTGCCAATATTGTCTCTAACGGAGAGGATATCTCTATCACTGTCCATAGCGGCACCTTAGATATGTCTGATGTTAAGTTAGGGGACTCCATTGCGACCAACGGTATTTGTTTAACCGTTGTCGCCTTTGACTCAAGTTCGTTTAGCGCAGATTTATCTGTTGAAACCCTCAATAAGACAGGGTTTCGAAACTATCAGGTTGGCGACAGAGTCAATCTCGAAAAAGCAATGCTACCGACGACACGCTTTGGTGGTCATATCGTCTCAGGTCACGTTGATGGTGTAGGTACTATCGTTGAGCGCATTCCCGTTGGTCGAGCGGTCGAGTACTGGGTTGAGATGCCACAAGATATTGAGCGATACGTCGCACAAAAAGGATCAATAACAGTTGATGGCATTAGCCTAACGGTAAATGATCTAAGAAAACAAGGCTTTAAATTAACAATAGTGCCCCATACAACGCAGCAAACTATCATTGATGAATTTGAGGTTGGGCGTCAAGTCAACCTAGAGGTTGATGTATTAGCTCGCTATATGGAGCGCCTACTTGGGGTAGAAGAGCAAGATTCACAGGGCTCGTCTATTACTATGGAATTTTTACAACAGAACGGCTTTGCTTAA
- the proB gene encoding glutamate 5-kinase codes for MQSKTVVVKLGTSVLTGGSQELNRAHMVELVRQCAQLIQQGHRLVLVSSGAIAAGREHLGHPELPTSMATKQLLAAVGQSRLIQVWESLFSIYGIKIGQMLLTRADLENRERFLNARDTINALVSYGIVPVVNENDAVATTEIKVGDNDNLSALVGILCSADKLILLTDQPGLFTADPRSNPDAELIREVTTIDKTLRKIAGGSGTALGTGGMATKLQAADIARRAGIEVVIAAGSAADVIQTCTSDTPAGTRFLPLPEALENRKRWILAGPAATGAITVDQGAIDALQMKGSSLLAKGVVGVKGQFERGDVVRVVNSDGDTIAKGLIHYSSADMQQIQGMHSNEIGQVLGHDYGSEVIHRDDLVVI; via the coding sequence ATGCAATCGAAAACAGTGGTGGTTAAGCTTGGCACGAGTGTGCTAACGGGGGGCTCACAGGAGCTAAATAGAGCTCACATGGTAGAATTGGTTCGCCAATGTGCGCAATTAATTCAACAAGGTCATCGCCTTGTTTTAGTCTCATCAGGTGCAATCGCGGCAGGACGTGAGCATTTAGGTCACCCCGAACTCCCCACATCAATGGCAACCAAACAGTTACTGGCAGCGGTTGGCCAATCACGTTTGATTCAAGTATGGGAATCGCTGTTTTCTATCTACGGCATCAAGATTGGTCAGATGCTTTTGACTCGTGCTGATCTCGAAAATAGAGAGCGTTTTTTAAATGCTCGCGATACCATCAATGCATTGGTTAGCTACGGTATTGTCCCGGTAGTGAATGAAAATGACGCAGTAGCAACCACCGAGATTAAGGTAGGAGATAACGATAATCTTTCTGCCTTGGTGGGTATTTTATGTAGTGCCGATAAACTTATTTTGCTAACCGATCAGCCTGGGTTGTTTACTGCCGATCCTCGCTCAAACCCAGATGCGGAGCTGATTCGTGAGGTTACAACTATCGATAAAACCTTGCGAAAAATAGCTGGCGGAAGTGGCACAGCCTTAGGTACAGGCGGTATGGCGACTAAATTACAGGCAGCGGATATTGCACGTCGAGCTGGTATCGAAGTGGTGATTGCGGCAGGTAGTGCAGCTGATGTTATTCAAACATGCACCTCAGACACTCCGGCAGGCACACGTTTCTTGCCACTTCCAGAAGCACTAGAAAATAGAAAGCGCTGGATCTTAGCAGGCCCTGCGGCGACGGGGGCGATCACCGTAGATCAAGGGGCAATTGATGCACTACAAATGAAGGGCAGTAGTTTACTAGCCAAAGGCGTTGTTGGGGTTAAAGGCCAATTTGAGCGCGGTGATGTCGTTCGAGTGGTGAATAGTGATGGCGATACTATCGCCAAAGGGTTGATTCATTACTCGAGTGCTGATATGCAACAAATTCAGGGTATGCACAGCAATGAAATAGGGCAAGTGCTGGGCCATGATTACGGTTCAGAGGTTATTCATCGCGATGATCTCGTGGTTATTTAA